ATTTAGGGCGGATTTATGGAGACGCGCCTGACGTGGATGGTAATATTATTATCAAGCCAAAAACTAAACTTTCAGCCGGGGATATTGTAAATATTAAAGTCACCGGCAGTAAAGGTTATGATCTTAAAGGAGAATTAGCAGATGAACATACCAAATAAGATTACGGTATCGCGGTTGGTGCTGGCTATAATTTATTTTATCCTGCTCTATCTGGCCGGCCTGGATACGATACCCGAGAAGTTTGACAAGGCCATATTCTACGCCGGGATGGTGGTTTTTAGCGTTGCGGCCCTGACCGATGTTTTGGACGGCTACCTGGCCCGGCGTTACAATATTGTGACCAAGTTCGGCCGGATAGCCGACCCGTTCGTGGATAAGGTCCTGATTTGCGGCTCGTTTATATTCTTCGTGAGCTGGCCGTCGCTGAAGCCGTTTATCAGCAGCTGGATGGTGCTGGTGATTGTCTTCAGGGAATTCCTGGTGCACGGCCTGAGGACCATTGCCGAGTCCAAGGGTATATCTTTCGGCAGCACTGTCTGGGGCAAGCAGAAGACCTTTACCCAGTGCATCACCGTTATCTGGACGCTGTTCTACCTGGTCTATATGAGATATACCGAGGGACAATGGTGGAGCGCGGTGCTGTTGAAGTCCCTGGTCTGGCTGACTCTGTTCTCCACGGTTTTTTCCGCCCTGACTTATTTTTATAAGATAAGAAAGATGCTCAGGGAAGTAGTGGATGAATAAGCTGTTAGTTATTATCGGGAGCGGGGGAGTGGGGTACAAATTGCCCCTGATGCAGGGTACAGTCGGCACCCTGGAGGCCGTGGTTTTGTATCTGGCGGTATTAAATTGGGCGCCGAAACAGGTTAATCTCTGGGCCTACGGTTTCATTGTTCTGTTTACGGTTTTGAGCTTGGCTTTGGGCGGTCTGGCTGAAGAGTATTTTAAGGCCAGAGACCCGCGTCCCTTTGTGCTGGATGAATTAGCAGGATTTTTCTGCGCGGTAATATTTTTACCGGCCACATATTTTTATATAATATGCGCGTTTATCCTGTTCCGGATATTTGATGTCTGGAAACCTTTCCCGGTCAGGAGATTGCAGGATTTGCCGGCCGGGGTGGGCATCGTGGCTGATGATTTATGGGCCGGTTTTTATGCTAATATCTGTTGCCAGATAATCAGGTATTTGATTTAATATTACGTATGCAAAAAGGTAAACCAACATCGTCTTCGGTTAGTGGCGCTTCCGGCATCAATAAGCCTGGTAGTGCTTCCAAGGTTGTTCGTCCGGGCCGGCCGGACAGTCGACCGGGCGGACCTTCAGGCAAATCTTCCAAGATAATGCCGGTTCCGGCTAATCTTGCCCCGGCCCAGAATGACAAGGCTACACCCGCCACGCATAAGGGGATATCATTGGGTATCAAATATGCCTTGCTGACCGCCCTGACCGTTAGTTTGGCCGTGATTTTACTGGTGGTTATCTATAATAATTTTTCCAGCAAAGTGATAGATGAGAATATTACCGAACAAGGTGTTAG
This sequence is a window from Planctomycetota bacterium. Protein-coding genes within it:
- a CDS encoding phosphatidylglycerophosphatase A, encoding MGYKLPLMQGTVGTLEAVVLYLAVLNWAPKQVNLWAYGFIVLFTVLSLALGGLAEEYFKARDPRPFVLDELAGFFCAVIFLPATYFYIICAFILFRIFDVWKPFPVRRLQDLPAGVGIVADDLWAGFYANICCQIIRYLI
- the pgsA gene encoding CDP-diacylglycerol--glycerol-3-phosphate 3-phosphatidyltransferase, encoding MNIPNKITVSRLVLAIIYFILLYLAGLDTIPEKFDKAIFYAGMVVFSVAALTDVLDGYLARRYNIVTKFGRIADPFVDKVLICGSFIFFVSWPSLKPFISSWMVLVIVFREFLVHGLRTIAESKGISFGSTVWGKQKTFTQCITVIWTLFYLVYMRYTEGQWWSAVLLKSLVWLTLFSTVFSALTYFYKIRKMLREVVDE